In the genome of Deltaproteobacteria bacterium, the window CTCCGGGGTGAACATGCGGATGCGCCCATATTCCCCATCATAGCCGGATTCGCGGTGGACAAGGCCCTGGCGCATGCGCCGCACGGCCTCGGCCACGAGGCGGGAAGAACGACGCAGGGCCTCGGGCGGAACGGTGCGGACAATGTCCAGTTCCGAACCGAACTCACGCAGCAGCTGGGTGTACATGGCCGTGACTTTCTTGGAACCCGGCCCAACCCCCAGAATTTCGCCCAAGACTTCCGGGAGCGGCACCAGGGAGACAAATCCGGGCTGATGGGCCGGCCGCTGGGGAACCTGCCGGTCGGCCAGCTCGAAAACGCGATTGAGAACGCCAATGGTCAGGGGCTTGCCGCACACCGGACAAATTCCGTTATAGGTGGCCGTTTCCCGTGGCTCCAGAAACACGCCGCATTTACGGTGCCCATCGAGATGGTATTTTCCTTCCTCGGGATAAAACTCCACGGTTCCGGCGAACCGGGTCGGTCCCTCTTCGCGGCGCAGGGCCAGGCGCATCCCGGTGTAGGACTTCTCCCCGGAAAACACATTGACCTCCCTGGCCAGCTTTTCGCCGGAATGGGCGTCGGAATTGGAGACCAGGGTGAAACGGTCCAGGGCGCTCCACAACCAATTCATTTCCGGATCCGAGGACAGGCCTGTTTCCAGGGCGAAAATTTCCGAGGCCAGATCTCCAAAGCATTCCTCGATGCTGTCAAACCCGGATTTGGAGCCGAACAGGGAAAACCACGGCGTCCAAACATGGGCCGGCACGAGAAAGGCTTCCTCGTGGGTTTCCAGCACCATTTCCAGCAGATCGCGGGCATCGAGGCCCAGAATGGGACGGCCGTCGGAAGCCAGATTGCCGACTTGGGCCAGCTTGCGGTTCAGGCGTTCGACCGCGTCCAGGTTCGGCATGAAGACCAAGTTGTGATTTTTACGGACCTTGCCGTCTTTTTTATAGATGGAGCTGATTTCCGTGCAAAGCACGAAACGGGCCGAACCGGTCAGCTCACGGGTCAGCCAGGGCAATTCCGCGTTCAGCCCGGCCGTGTCCCCAAGACGGAACAGTCCGCCCTCGTCCTCGACCAGCTCCGCCCGGATCAGCTCCATCCATCCCGGATGGGTGAAATCGCCCGTGGCCAGCACGTCCACGCCCTTGACCTCGGCCCAGGCGGCCAGATGGCGCGGGGTCAGGTGCTTGCTCGTGGCTCTGGAAAACTTGGAATGAATATGCAGATCGGCGGTATAGGTCGTCACAAAGTATCCTTGTCCGAATGCTGTTCCGGAGTCTGCCGGATCAGGGAGACCCTGGTTCCGGTCTGATCGCTGTCAACGTCGATAAAGGCCTCGTTCTGGGCGGCCAAACGCTGGGCAATGGACATGCCCAACCCCGTGCCCACCGCCTTGGAGGTGACAAAGGGATCGAAACAGCGAACCAGGATTTCCGGCGGAATGCCCGGTCCATTGTCGGCGATGACAATCCGTCGGCGCCCGCCTTCGGTCACGTCGGAAATGGTGATTTTGGCATTGTCCCGGCCGTCCAGGGCCTGAAAGGCGTTGACGCACAAATTGAGGACGATTTGGTGAAAATGGTCGCGGTCGAACAACAGGGGCTCGGTTCCGACGCGAACCTCGAGGCCCACGCCGGGGTGGCGCAGCTTCAACGGCATGAGCACCTGCTCCATCTCCCCGGCCAGATCCAAGGCGATGGGCGCGGCGGATCTGGGTCTGGCGAATACCAGGAAATCCTTGAGTAAAAAATCCAGGCGGTCGATGTCGCGGACGATGACGGCCGAAAGCCGCCGGGCCTGATCCGCCTCCAGGTCTCCGCCCAGCAAAAGTTGCAGGCTGGTCTTGATCCCGGCCAGGGGATTTTTCAATTCATGGGCCAAACCTGCGGCCAACTCTCCGACCGTGGCCATTTTTTCCATGTCCTGAACCCGTTTTTCCAAGGCGCGGATTTCGGTGATATCCGAAAAAAGGACCAGCCATCCATGCGCCTCGGGAAGTTCCGTGAGCTTGAACCCGAAAACGATTTTCCGTTCCGGGCTGGCCACCGTGTCGCGGAGCGCGCGCTGCCCGTCCTTGTTCGTCCAGCAGGGCACGAATTCCGGAAAAAACCGTCCGAAAAACTGGTTCAGGACCTTGCCCCGGTCTTCCTCGTCGATCCATCGCAAGGCCCGTCTGTTGATGGTCGTGATCCGGCCGGCGTGATCCAGGGTCATCAATCCGGAATCCATCCAATCCACGATGCGGAAACGCAATTCCTCGGCCCGGCGCAAGGCCGCCTGCTGCTCCAGAACCGTGGACGCCAGCCTGTTCTCTTCTCTTTTTCCGACCACGACCAAGGCGGCCACCAAGAACACGGCCAACGTGAACAGACTATAACTGTAGGCGATGTCCGATCCCCGGATGTGCTCCTCCCCCCACAAATACGGCCAGTAAAACTGCACGCAGGAAATGCCGAAAAGAATCAGGCAGAGCAGGCCAACTGTCGCCACGATTACCTTGAACTGTAAAAACTTCCCGTAAAAAAAAATAGTTAGGATATATATGAACAAAAAAACACTGAGAATGCCACCCGTCAAAAAAACCCAGGTCGTGGTCAGGACGACATCGAAGGCGAGCTGAAAATGGAAAAAAAAGCCTTGGCGGAGCAAAACATTCTGCCACAACAAATAGGACAGGTTGCATCCAAACCCGACCAGGAAAAAAACAACATACAGGATTTGTCGCCAGGGCTTGAAGCGCAGTTCCGGATCGGAAAGCCCCAGCCATTCGGAAGCGGCCAGAATAAGAAGAAAGACCATGATCCCGAGACGGATCATGGACGATTTGACAAGGTAAGACTTCAGGACGGACGAAAAGGCCGAAACCGCGTTATTGTCCACAGTCCCTGGTGTCTCCCTGAAGTTTTTCGATGGCGTGCCCAAGGGCCGGCAGGATGGCGCCCAGATTTTCCCGCACGGCCTTGGGGCTGCCCGGCAGGTTGACGACCACGGCATCCCCCATGGTTCCGGCCACGGCTCGGGAAATCATGCCATGCGGGGTCTTGGCCACGGACACCGCGGTCATGACCCGTTCAAATCCCGGCAAGCGTCTGTCCAGCAAGGCCAGGGTCACCTCGGGAGTGATATCGCGCGGCCCGACACCGGTTCCGCCGGTGGTGAAGACCATGTCGAAGGCGTGGCCAAGACAGAACTCGACCAGGGTTTCCTTGAGGAGCAGTGGCTCGTCGGGAATGATCACGCCCGTGGCCAGGCAAAGATCCATGGCCGTGGCCACGGTGTCGCGAATGGCCGGACCGCTCAGGTCTTCCCGTTCCCCACGCGCTCCCTTGTCGCTCAGGGTGATCCAGGCCAGGGAAAACCCGGACCGCTCCAGAACGCATTCCCGTTCCCCGGCCGCGAACTCCCCGGAGAGCACCCTGCCCGTCCAGGCCGGACACAGGCAGCCCTGGGCGGGCAGGCGCAGACGGTTGACCAGCTGGATCCGTCCGGCCTCGCCAGCGAGGATATCGCCGCTACGGAGCCTGGATGAATCCTGGATCACTCCGCCAGCCAAAACATGCTCCACGCCCACGGTCAGCAAAACGTCTCCCCGCATTCCATCCCTTGAACACACCCTCGGCATACGCCCTCCCGTAAAAATTCAGCCAACGCCTACCAAAGCCAGCACGGCTTGTCACCACGCGCCCCGACGGGGAATGTTCCCCTTTTCAGACCACAAAAGGCCATCATCGCGGACCACGCCGTCTTTTTCAAAAAGGCGCCAACCGCTGCAATTTTCATTTTTTCTTCTTTTATTCCAGATTATTGCCCTATAAAAAAACACCTGTGCAAAACATTGTTCGCAAGATGTTCTCCTGTTCCCATCTCGTGTCCGCATTCGGGAATCTGTTCCCGGACGTGCTTCAAGGTTACTCCAGGATACTCAAAAATAGATCCTTATTCTGGCATGTTACGCCACATAGACACAAACCTTCAGCCCTAATAATATCCAACAATTCTCATATATTCTTTCTATTGGAAAAACGATTGGCATTGTCCCGGATTTCCCGAGATTGAACTCACCGCCCAAGTCCAGTAGAAAGACTGCTTTCCAAAAAGAATCCAACTATTTCAACATCTCCGATATAAATCCCAGGAAAGCGAGGAATCCATGGACGTTATGACCATACCGGCCGATTTGCCCGATGTCGTGCTCAATCCCAATGCCGAGGTGGTGCTCAAGAAACGCTACCTGCGCAAAGGCCCCGACGGGAAGCCCGTTGAAACCCCGAAGGAAATGTTCTGGCGGGTGGCCGCGAACATCGCCGCCATGGAAGCCAATTATCCCGAATCCCCATGGACGGTGGAGAAGCTGGCCCGGACCTTCTACACACTCATGGTCGAAAATGATTTTCTTCCCAACTCGCCGACCCTGATGAACGCCGGTACGGAGCTGGGGCAGCTAGCGGCCTGTTTCGTCCTGCCCGTGGGCGATTCCATGGACGAAATTTTCGACGCCGTGAAAAGCGCGGCCCTGATCCACAAGTCCGGCGGCGGCACGGGTTTTTCCTTCACCCGTCTGCGTCCCAAGGACAGCCGGGTGGGATCCACGGGCGGAGTGGCCTCGGGCCCCATTTCGTTTCTGAAAATTTTCAACACGGCCACGGAGCAGGTCAAACAGGGCGGCACCCGGCGCGGGGCCAACATGGGGATTTTGCGGATCGATCATCCGGACATTCTGGAATTCATCCGGGCCAAGGAACACGAGGGGGATCTGAACAATTTCAATCTGTCCGTGGCCCTGACCGAGGGCTTCATGGAAGCCGTGGAGCGGAACGAGGAATACCCCCTTGTCACTCCGCACACCAAGGAAGTGATCCAGACCCTGCCCGCGCGTCAGGTTTTCGAGCTTCTGGTGCGCAAGGCCTGGGAAAGCGGCGATCCGGGCATCATTTTTCTGGACCGCATCAACCGCGACAATCCAAATCCGGATCAGGGCGAAATCGAAAGCACCAATCCGTGCGGTGAGCAGCCTCTTTTGCCCTACGAGGCATGCAACCTGGGTTCCATCAATCTGGCCCGATTCGTGGGCGTCAAGGACGGCAAGCCCGGTGTGGATTGGGATCGGCTGCGGCAGGTCATTCATCTTGGCGTGCGTTTCCTGGACAATGTCATCGACGCCTCGGCCTACCCCCTGCCGCGCATCACCGAAACCGTGCGCCGCAACCGGAAGATCGGCCTGGGCATCATGGGTTGGGCGGACATGCTGTATCAGCTTGGATTGCCCTATAACAGCAGCCAGGCCACGCTGCTTGCGGACCAGATGATGGAATTCTTGCAGATCGAATCCAAATCCGCGTCCAAGGATCTGGCCAGGGAACGCGGGCCGTTCCCCTCCTTTCCGACGTCGATCTATCCGGCGCAGAACCTCGGACCCTACCGCAACGCCACCACCTCGACCATCGCGCCCACGGGAACCCTGTCCATCATCGCCGGGTGTTCCTCGGGCATCGAGCCCCTTTTCGCCCTGTGCTTCGTGCGCCAGGTCATGGACGGTGAAAAGCTGACCGAGGCCAACGGTCATTTTGTGCGGGCCCTGCGCGATCACGGGTGTTATTCGGAAAAACTCATGGCCGAGGTCATCGACAAGGGCACGATCCAGGACATGGACTTTTTGCCGGAACATCTGCGCGATGTCTTTGTCACCGCCATGGACATCGATCCCCAGTGGCATCTGAAGATGCAGGCCGCCTTTCAGAAACACACGGACAATGCCGTGTCCAAGACCGTGAATCTGCCCAATTCGGCCACCCAGGAGGACATCTATAAAATTTACTGGATGGCCTACGAGGAGGGCTGCAAGGGCGTGACCGTGTATCGCGACGGCTGCAAGAGCATCCAGGTGCTGTGCACCGGCAGCGGCTCCGGAAGCGGGGAGAAAAAGGATGATCGCCGTCCCATGGACCGGCCGGATGTTGTCCATGGCTTCACCCAGAAGGTCCGCACCGGTCTGGGGGATCTGTATCTGACCGTGAACGAGATCGACGGCCGGCCGTTCGAGGTCTTTGCCACCATCGGCCGTTCCGGTCGGTCCATCACGGCCAAGGCCGAGGCCATCGGCCGTCTGGTGTCCCTGGCCCTGCGCTCGGGCGTGCATGTGCGCGAGATTGTCAAGCAGCTCAAGGGAATCGGTGGCGAACATCCGGTCTTCCAAAAAAAGGGCATGCTTCTGTCCATTCCGGACGCCGTGGGCTGGGTGTTGGAAAACCGGTATCTGCAAGGCCACGCGCCGCATCCGCACGACAAGTCCCTGGTCAAGGCCCTGTGTCCGGAATGCGACGGCGAACTGGTTTTTCAGGAGGGGTGCTTTGTCTGCCCGAGTTGCGGATACACCAAGTGCGGCTGATGCCCTGATATTCACGGTGCGGACGTTGGGGTCCGCGCCGTGTTCCCATCCAGCCCTCCAGGACGCGTCATGACGATATCGACCTCCCTTCAGTCCGACCTTGGGCAATTTCTCAAGTCAATGATGGCCATTCTGGCCAGCAGGTCCATGAGTCTGGCCCAAAAGCTGGACAACGGTGGTCGCCTGATCCAACAGCGGGTACGCGCCGGCCAGTCCTCGGTCATGCTTTATGACGAGGAAATCCAGCAGCTCAAGGTCGTGGCCGCGAGCCGCGAAGAAATCGTGGGCATGACCCAGGTTCTTTCTCCGGACAGCGTTTCCGGCTACGTCTGCACGACCGGGGAAGCCCTGCTTATCGCGGACATCGCCGCAGACTGTCGTTTTCCGTGTCGGACCTCGGCCTACCGGACCACGTCCCTGATTTCCGTGCCCCTGCTGTGCGGCGAGGGAAGCGTCATCGGAGTCATCAATGTTTCGGACAAGGACGGTGGCGGTCCGTTCAAAAAAAGCGATCTGGACGTGATGCTCGAATACGCGGGCTGGATCACGCCCCTTATCGAGACCCTGTGTGTTCAGGACCGGCTGGAAAAAGAAAAGGAGCGCTATCGGGAGCTGGCCCAGGAACTGGAAACCAAGCGGCAGGAGCTGCTCATCGCCTCCACCGAGCGGACCGAACTGGTGCAAATGGTTGTCCATGATTTCAAAAGTCCGCTCTCGGCCGTGATTTCGAACATGGATCTCCTGTCGTTTCTGGGTCCCAGTGAATCCCAGCAACCAATCATCGAAACAGCCTTCAAGGGGGCGTCCAAGCTTTTGGAAATGATCGATGAATTTTTGCACCTGGCCCGACTCGACGAATGGCAGGAGCGGGGCGCCGAACCCCGGCCCGTGGATCTTTTGGGGCTGATCCGGGCCGAGGTCGAAACCCAATCGCCCGTGGCCCAGAGCCGGAATATCCGGATCGAAAACACATGCGCCCTGGATTCCTTTGTTTGGGGCGACGAGGTGCTCTTTGGGCATCTGATCCAGAATTTGATTTCCAATGCCGTCAAATACACGTCCGAAAACGGACGGATCAGACTGGGCATGGAAACCTGGCGGTCCCGCCGGACCGGCGATCCCAGCCAGACCGTGCTCAAGTTTTTTGTCGAGGACGACGGCCCGGGCATCGAGGATGCCTTCAAGGAGCGAATTTTCGAGAAATTCACCCGTACCGACAAGTCCCGCGAAAGCGGGGTCAAGGGCACGGGCGTGGGCCTTTTTATCTGTCGCAAAATCGTGACCATGTTCAAGGGCAAGATCTGGGTGGAAGACGTCGTGCCCCATGGCAGCCGGTTCAGTGTTATTTTTTTCGTGGCCGAGGAAGATAATGGATAAAAATATCAGCGTATTGGTTGTCGAAGATATTTTGTCCGCGCGCGAAACGGTGATTCATTTGCTGCGGGCCCTGGGGTTTTCCTCCTTCGTCGAGGCCGAGAACGGAGCCGAGGCCCTGGATAAGCTCGACCGGCATCCGGTCGGACTGATTATTTCCGATTGGAACATGCCCCGCCTGAACGGACTGGGGTTGCTGCGCGCCGTGCGGGCCAGGGAGTCCGTGAAGCAGGTTCCGTTTGTCTTTCTGACCTCCCGCACCGAAGTCGAGGACGTGGCCCTGGCTTCGGATCTCGGCGTGTCCGGCTATCTGATCAAGCCCGTGACCATCAAGGCCATGGCCGAAGTAGTGAATCGGATTTTTTCCCGGACCTTCGAGCAGGACTTCGAGATGCTCAAGGCGGAAGTCCGGACCCATCTCGAAGCCGGCGATCCAGCCATGGCCGAGGAGCTGCTGCGTCGTTTCGAGCAATTGCACCCGGCCAAGCGAGCCCAGATTCGTTTCGAACTGGCCAAGATGCTCATGGACGCCAAGGATTTCGATCGGGCCGAAGTCTGTTTGCGCGGAATACTTGAAACCACCCCCCTGTTCGCCAAGGGCTGGGAAATGCTGGCCCGGGTCAAATCCTGGCAGGCCATGTGGGACGAGGCGCTGCTGGCCGTGGATCAGGCCATCGCCATCAGCCCCAACAACACCGACTATCACTTGCTGCGCGGCACGGTGAATTTGCATCGGGGAGACATGCACGAGGCGCGCAAGCGTTTCATGACCGCCCTCAATATCGATCGCAAGAACGACCAGATCAAACAGGACATCTGGAACGCCTACGTGGATTTGGATCTGGTGGACGAAGTGCAGCGGGAGTTTGGATCGTATATTTTTTCTTCCCTGAATTGCGACACCCTGAACAACATGGCCGTGGCGTATCGTCGCCAGGGCGAATTGGGTCGAGCCGTGGAGATTTACCGGGCGGCCCTGGTCAGGGAACCCGACAATCCGAAAATTCTGTTCAACGCGGCCGTTGCCTATATGAACCGCAAGCAGTACGCCAAGGCCCGTGATCTATTGCTGCACGCTCTTGGCAATGATCCGGAATTCGAAAAGGCCAAGGCCCTTTTGGTCCAGATAGACGCGGCCATGAAGCCCAAGACGGAGAACGGAGGCGCGAAGTGATCACTATTTCCCGATTGACCCATGCCTTTGGCCGGCATCTGGCCTTGAAGGACGTGACCTTCAGCATGAATCCGGGGGAATTTGTTTTTTTGTGCGGTCCATCCGGCGCGGGCAAGACCACGTTCATGCGCATCCTGCATGGCTCCCTGCCCGTGCAACGGGGCAGGGCGGGCGTGGCCGGATACGATTTGAACAGCCTCGGGGAAAGCAGGAAACATCTCTTGCGACGGGATGTGAGCGTGGTTTTCCAGGATTTCAAGATTCTGACCAACCAGACCGTGTTCGCCAATGTCGAATTACCCCTCAAGGTCCGGGGACTTGCCAGGCATATCGTCGACAAGCGCGTCCGGGCCGTGCTGCGCAGTCTGCATCTGGACCACAAGTCCGGGGTGTTGTGCGAGGAATTGTCCGGCGGCGAGCAACAGCGCGTGGCCGTGGCCCGGGCCATCGTGGTCAAGCCCAAACTTCTCCTGGCCGACGAGCCCACCGGTAATCTGGACCGGGATCTGTCCATGCGCATGATGGATATTTTCCAACAGTTCCACAAATTCGGCACCTCGATCATGATCGCCACCCACAATCAGGAAATTTTGGAGCGCATGGCCGATGTCCGCATCGTGGCCATCGAGGATGGGGTCATGCGCGAGGTGCGCGGGGCCGGGCGGAGGTGCTGATGGGTGTTTTTTTCCGATTGTTTTTTCAGGGCATCCGGGATCTTTTTCGGACGCCCTGGTCCCTGTGCATGACCCTGGCCGCCATCACCCTGGTTTCCTTTTTGGGTGGAGCGTTTTTGCTTTTGGTGCACAACCTCAATCTGCAGATCGAAGCCCGGCACGGCAATGTTCAGTTTCAGGTTTTTTGGCGTCCGGACGCGACCCAGGCCGAAACCAAGGAGGCGTGGGCCAAGCTGTCTTCCCTGGACCACGTGACCAATGTGCGGGTCTTTACTCCGGACCAGGCCCTGGACGTGCTCGGTGAATCCTTCCAGGGCGGCGTCGATTTGGACTGGCTCAAGGGGCGCAGCCCCTTGCCGCCCACGGCCCTGGTCGAATGCGACATGCCGGCCACGGATCAAAAGAAGTGGGCCGCCGGCATGGTTAGGACGCTCCAGTCCCTGCCCAAGGTGGACAAGGTCGGCTTCAATCCCTTGCAGGTGGATATTCTGTCATCCTGGGTCGGATTCGCCAAAATGGCCTTTTGGCCGGTGAGCGGGTTTTTGCTGGTGGTCGTGGCCCTGGTGGTCGGCAACACCATCAAGCTGGCCCTTTTGGTCCGCCAGGAGGAACTGGAAATTTTGCGTTTTGTCGGGGCCAGCCGGTCCTATATCCAGTTTCCGCTGCTGGTTGGCGGCGCGTTTCAGGGTTTTTTGGCCTCGGCCGTGGCCCTGGGATTTCTGAAACTGGCCCAGCACGGTCTGCATGATGTTTTCAACGTCCCACCATTGTGGATCACTGTTTCCTTTTTTCCCGCAACCCACGCCCTGGCCATGGTTGGCGTGTTGACCCTGGTTGGAGTGGTCAGCTCCAAGGTCGCCCTGCGCAACTAAACAGAAAGGATACTCCCATGTCTCGTAGTGATAAGATGCTCAAAGGATTGGAAAGGGCACCGCATCGGTCCCTGCTTTTCGCTCTCGGCATGACCCGCGAGGAAATGAACCGGCCGCTTATCGGCGTGGTCAACTCCGCCAATGAAATCATCCCCGGCCATATGCACCTGGACACCATTGCCCAGGCCGTGAAGGACGGCATCCGCATGGCTGGCGGCACGCCCATGGAATTTCCGACCATCGGTGTCTGCGACGGTCTGGCCATGAGCCATGAGGGCATGCGCATGAGCCTGCCCAGCCGTGAACTCATCGCCGATTCCATCGAAATTTCGGCCACGGCCGTACCTTTTGACGGTCTGGTTTTTATTCCCAACTGCGACAAGATCGTACCCGGCATGCTCATGGCCATGCTCCGCCTGAACATTCCGTCCATCGTCGTCAGCGGCGGTCCCATGCTGCCCGGCAAGCTCGACGGCCAGGCGGTGGATCTGATCACGGTCTTCGAGGGCGTGGGCCGGGTCAAAACCGGAGCCATGACCGAGGCCGAGCTTGAAATCATGGAGGAATGCGCCTGTCCGGGCTGCGGGTCGTGCGCGGGCATGTTCACGGCCAATTCCATGAACTGTCTGTCCGAGGCCATTGGTCTGGCCCTGCCCGGCAATGGCACCATTCCGGCACCGACCAGCGCCCGGCTCCGGCTGGCCAAGCATGCCGGCATGCAGGTCATGAGTCTGGTGGAAAAAAATATCCGGCCGCGCGATATCGTCACGGCCAAGAGCGTGGCCAACGCCGTGACCGTGGACATGGCCCTGGGCTGTTCCACCAATACCGTGCTTCATCTGCCGGCCGTGTTCCGCGAGGCCGAATTGGATCTGACTCTGGATATTTTTGACGAAATCAGCCGCAAGACGCCGAATCTGTGCCGGCTGTCCCCGGCCGGGCCGCACCACATCGCCGATTTGGACGAAGCCGGCGGCATCCCGGCGGTCATGGCCGAGCTGGCCGCCAACGGGCGGATCAATACCGACGTCCTGACCGTGACCGGCAAGACCCTGGGCGAGAACCTCGCGGCCCTGAAACCCCGCATTCTGCGTCCGGAAGTGGTCCGAACCGTGGCCGAACCCTATTCCCAGCAGGGTGGCATCGCCATTTTGAAGGGCAATCTGGCCCTGGACGGAGCCGTGGTCAAACAGTCGGCCGTTGCCCCGGAGATGATGCAGCGCACGGGCACGGCCCGCGTCTTCGAGGGCGAGGAATCTGCTGTCGAGGCCATTCTCGGCGGCAAGATCAAGGCCGGTGATGTGGTTGTCATCCGCAATGAAGGTCCCATCGGCGGTCCCGGCATGCGTGAGATGCTCACGCCGACCTCGGCCATTTCCGGTCTGGGCCTGGGCGGAGAGGTGGCGCTGCTCACGGACGGCCGTTTCAGCGGCGGCACGCGCGGCGCGGCCATAGGTCACATCAGTCCGGAAGCGGCCGAGGGCGGGCTCATCGGCCTTGTCCAGGACGGGGACAAAATCAAAATCGACATCCCGGCCCGGACCATCGAACTTGTGGTGGACGAGGCCGAACTGGCCGCGCGTCGGGCGAATTGGAAGCCGTTCGCCAAGGAAATCAAATCCTCCATCCTGCGCCGTTACAGCCGCATGGCGTCCTCGGCGGCCAAGGGCGCGGTGACCAAGATCTAATGTCCTGGGATTCCACGGAAAGCGCCCGGCGCTATGATCAGTGGGCCAGAACCTCCCAAGGCGTCTTTGCCCTGCGGCAGGAAGAACATCTGCTGCAGGGCCTGATCGCGCCCTGGCCGAGGCGCAAGCAAAAGCTTCTGGACATTGGATGTGGTGCCGGGCTTTTTTTGGATTTTTTTTGGTCCTGTGGTTTCGACCTCACGGGCCTGGACCAAAATCCGGACCTGCTGGCCCGGGCCAGGGATAAGATGGGCGGCCGGGTGGACCTGCATTTGGGCCGGGCCGACCATCTTCCCTTTGATGATCGCGAGTTCGATTACGCGTCCATCATGACCGTGCTCGAATTCATGGACGATCCGGGAGCGGTGCTGCGCGAGGCGGCGCGGGTGGCGCGCAAGGGAATCTTGATCACTTTTCTGAATCGTTCCTCGCTCCACGGCTGGTCGGCGCGGTTGTCCTCGAAAACATCATTCCCGGCCCCGGCGCGTTGGTTCACCTGGACCGGGATGCGTCAGCTGCTCCAAAAAAATATTCCCGCCGGCTTTATCCAAGCCAGGTCCATCCTGCTTGGTCCGGCCGCGACCTGGAAGCCCATTCCCCTGATTTGGCGTCTGAACAGCCTGCCCCTTTTTCCCAGCCTCGGCGCCCTGACGGCGGTCCGCGTCGACATGACTCCGCCCCGCGCCCAAACCCCGCTCATGGCCTGGAACACAGAACCCACGATGTAACGAAAAAGCGCCCGCCGGAAGACGGGCGCTTGTGTGCATGTGTGTTTCTGGTTTTGTCGCGCCGTGTTTTTTACGCATAATGATAGCGGCACGCGATAATCACCAAATTCTCGCCGTCCACGCAATAGATCAATCGGTTTGTCTGATCGATCCTGCGGGACCAGAAACCGGTCAGGTTTTCCTTGAGCGGCTCGGGCTTTCCGATGCCATGAAAGGGATCACGCATGCAGTCACGGATCAGGATATTGATCCTTTTCACGGTCTTTCGATCCTGATTTTGCCAGTACTGGTAGTCCTCCCAGGCGGCCAGGGTCCAACTCAGACGGCTAGGCATCGTCCAAACCGCGTTCCACGGTCTTGCCTTGTCGGTATTCTTCGATGGAGTTGGCCAGATGGGCGGCGTTTGCGGGAGAACTCAGCAAATACACTGTTTCCATCAGGCTGTTGAATGTGTTCAGGGACATAACCACTGCGTCCGGTGCGTCCCGTCTGGAAATTATCGTATAGTCCGCGTCTTCCACGACTTGATCGATCACGGCTTTCAGGC includes:
- a CDS encoding MogA/MoaB family molybdenum cofactor biosynthesis protein encodes the protein MPRVCSRDGMRGDVLLTVGVEHVLAGGVIQDSSRLRSGDILAGEAGRIQLVNRLRLPAQGCLCPAWTGRVLSGEFAAGERECVLERSGFSLAWITLSDKGARGEREDLSGPAIRDTVATAMDLCLATGVIIPDEPLLLKETLVEFCLGHAFDMVFTTGGTGVGPRDITPEVTLALLDRRLPGFERVMTAVSVAKTPHGMISRAVAGTMGDAVVVNLPGSPKAVRENLGAILPALGHAIEKLQGDTRDCGQ
- a CDS encoding vitamin B12-dependent ribonucleotide reductase — its product is MDVMTIPADLPDVVLNPNAEVVLKKRYLRKGPDGKPVETPKEMFWRVAANIAAMEANYPESPWTVEKLARTFYTLMVENDFLPNSPTLMNAGTELGQLAACFVLPVGDSMDEIFDAVKSAALIHKSGGGTGFSFTRLRPKDSRVGSTGGVASGPISFLKIFNTATEQVKQGGTRRGANMGILRIDHPDILEFIRAKEHEGDLNNFNLSVALTEGFMEAVERNEEYPLVTPHTKEVIQTLPARQVFELLVRKAWESGDPGIIFLDRINRDNPNPDQGEIESTNPCGEQPLLPYEACNLGSINLARFVGVKDGKPGVDWDRLRQVIHLGVRFLDNVIDASAYPLPRITETVRRNRKIGLGIMGWADMLYQLGLPYNSSQATLLADQMMEFLQIESKSASKDLARERGPFPSFPTSIYPAQNLGPYRNATTSTIAPTGTLSIIAGCSSGIEPLFALCFVRQVMDGEKLTEANGHFVRALRDHGCYSEKLMAEVIDKGTIQDMDFLPEHLRDVFVTAMDIDPQWHLKMQAAFQKHTDNAVSKTVNLPNSATQEDIYKIYWMAYEEGCKGVTVYRDGCKSIQVLCTGSGSGSGEKKDDRRPMDRPDVVHGFTQKVRTGLGDLYLTVNEIDGRPFEVFATIGRSGRSITAKAEAIGRLVSLALRSGVHVREIVKQLKGIGGEHPVFQKKGMLLSIPDAVGWVLENRYLQGHAPHPHDKSLVKALCPECDGELVFQEGCFVCPSCGYTKCG
- a CDS encoding GAF domain-containing sensor histidine kinase, coding for MTISTSLQSDLGQFLKSMMAILASRSMSLAQKLDNGGRLIQQRVRAGQSSVMLYDEEIQQLKVVAASREEIVGMTQVLSPDSVSGYVCTTGEALLIADIAADCRFPCRTSAYRTTSLISVPLLCGEGSVIGVINVSDKDGGGPFKKSDLDVMLEYAGWITPLIETLCVQDRLEKEKERYRELAQELETKRQELLIASTERTELVQMVVHDFKSPLSAVISNMDLLSFLGPSESQQPIIETAFKGASKLLEMIDEFLHLARLDEWQERGAEPRPVDLLGLIRAEVETQSPVAQSRNIRIENTCALDSFVWGDEVLFGHLIQNLISNAVKYTSENGRIRLGMETWRSRRTGDPSQTVLKFFVEDDGPGIEDAFKERIFEKFTRTDKSRESGVKGTGVGLFICRKIVTMFKGKIWVEDVVPHGSRFSVIFFVAEEDNG
- a CDS encoding tetratricopeptide repeat protein, whose product is MAAGSVLFFSWPRKIMDKNISVLVVEDILSARETVIHLLRALGFSSFVEAENGAEALDKLDRHPVGLIISDWNMPRLNGLGLLRAVRARESVKQVPFVFLTSRTEVEDVALASDLGVSGYLIKPVTIKAMAEVVNRIFSRTFEQDFEMLKAEVRTHLEAGDPAMAEELLRRFEQLHPAKRAQIRFELAKMLMDAKDFDRAEVCLRGILETTPLFAKGWEMLARVKSWQAMWDEALLAVDQAIAISPNNTDYHLLRGTVNLHRGDMHEARKRFMTALNIDRKNDQIKQDIWNAYVDLDLVDEVQREFGSYIFSSLNCDTLNNMAVAYRRQGELGRAVEIYRAALVREPDNPKILFNAAVAYMNRKQYAKARDLLLHALGNDPEFEKAKALLVQIDAAMKPKTENGGAK
- a CDS encoding ATP-binding cassette domain-containing protein codes for the protein MITISRLTHAFGRHLALKDVTFSMNPGEFVFLCGPSGAGKTTFMRILHGSLPVQRGRAGVAGYDLNSLGESRKHLLRRDVSVVFQDFKILTNQTVFANVELPLKVRGLARHIVDKRVRAVLRSLHLDHKSGVLCEELSGGEQQRVAVARAIVVKPKLLLADEPTGNLDRDLSMRMMDIFQQFHKFGTSIMIATHNQEILERMADVRIVAIEDGVMREVRGAGRRC